The region TTTCTGCAGCTGATCGAGATAGGCGGTATCGACGTCACCGGTGACGTACTCGCCATCGAACACGGAACAGTCGAACCCCGTCAGCTTATTGTTGCCCTTGCGCACAGCACCGATCAGATCCTGGAGTTCCTGGAAAATCAGTCGGTCGGCGCCGATCTCGACGGCGATTTCATCCACCGTGCGCCCGTAGGCCACCAGTTCGTCGCGGCTGGGCATGTCGATGCCATAGACATTCGGGAAGCGCACCGGCGGTGCCGCCGAGGCAAAATACACCTTGTTGGCGCCGGCTTCGCGCGCCATCTGGATGATCTGGCGCGAGGTCGTGCCACGCACGATGGAGTCGTCCACCAGCAGGACGTTCTTGCCGCGGAATTCCAGATCGATGGCATTGAGTTTCTGGCGTACTGATTTCTTGCGCTGTTGCTGCCCCGGCATGATGAAGGTACGGCCGATATAGCGGTTCTTGATGAAGCCTTCGCGATACTTGACGCCCAGCGTATTGGCCAGTTGCAACGCCGAGGTACGGCTGGTATCGGGGATGGGAATGACGACATCGATATCGTAGTCCGGCCAGTCGCGCTCGATCTTGGCGGCCAGCTTATCGCCCATGCGCAGCCGCGCCTTGTGCACCGAGACATCGTCGATGATGGAGTCGGGCCGGGCGAGATAGACGTATTCGAAGATGCAGCTGGCGTATTGCGGGGATTCGGCACACTGACGCGTGTATATCTGGCCATCGACGGTGATGAAGACCGCCTCGCCGGGCGCGACATCCCGTACCAGCTCGAAACCCAGCACGTCCAGGGCCACGCTCTCCGAGGCGATCATGTAGTCCGTGCCCGCCGCGGTCTCGCGCTTGCCGTACACGACCGGCCGAATGCCGTAGGGGTCGCGGAACGCGAGCACGCCGTAACCCGTGATCATGGCGACTGCCGCATAGGCACCACGGCAGCGCCGGTGCACGCCGGCGACGGCATCGAAGACGTCATTCTCGTCGATGCGCAGCTTGCCCTGACGCTGCAGCTCATGGGCGAAGACGTTGAGCAGCACTTCGGAATCGGAGTCGGTATTGATGTGGCGCAGGTCCTCACGGAATACATCACGCTTGAGCTCGCCGGCGTTGGTCAGATTGCCGTTGTGCGCCAGGCTGATGCCGTACGGCGAATTGACGTAAAAAGGTTGTGCCTCGGCGCTGGATTCGCAGCCTGCGGTCGGGTAGCGCACATGGCCTATGCCCATATTCCCCAGCAGACGCAGCATGTGACGGGTGTGGAACACGTCGCGCACCAGGCCGTTATCCTTGCGCAGATACAAGCGGTTGTCGTCGCAGGTTATGATCCCGGCGGCATCCTGGCCACGGTGCTGCAGGACGGTGAGCCCTTCGTACAGGGCCTGGTTGGCCCGTTCGTGGGCGACGATGCCGATGATTCCGCACATTGAACTGTTTACCTCGAGGTACCCGAGTCCGGCAGGGCCGGATGGTCAAATTGGACATTATCCACCACGTCGGCCGGCAGATAATCCAGGAGCCACAACGCCACACGTTCGAAATGTGGCAGCAGCTGCGATTCCCGCCACCAGGGGTCCTGCGGCAGCGCTGTCAGGCCCGCCAGCAGCACCATCACGGCGACGATCATGATCCCGCGGGCCACCCCGAACACCGTCCCCAGGACGCGATCCGTACCCGACAGGCCGGTCTTCCTGACCAGCTGGCCCGCCAGGTGACCGGCCAGGCCACCAAGCAGCAGCACCGCCACGAACAGCAACGCGATGGCCACTGCCGCGCGCACCGATGGTAGGGATATCCAGGGCGTCAGCAGCTCGGCGAGCGCGTTGGAAAATACAAAGGCCACCAGGAAGGCAACCACCCAGGTGGCCAGGGACAACGCCTCTTTGATGAAGCCGCGCCAGATACTGATCAGCGCCGAAAGGCCTATCAGGCCCAGAATGAAATAATCCGCCCAGTTCACGTCCCGCCCGCCATCTTCGTGGCCCGTTCGATCACCCCGGGAGCGGGCCGTCGCGGGCGCGCCACGTCCGTCTGCGTCGATTGTATCAGGGTGTCCGCACGGGCCGAAACCCGCGTTCCAACCGCAGAAATGTCAGGGATAGCTGGTGACCATGCCTTCCAGATCGACCTGCTGCCGCAGGCGGTCGCGCAGCGCCTCGGCAGCGGTACGTTCCAGTTCGGGTCCGACGCGCACACGATACAGGACGCCCTTGGCCGTCTTCGTCTCCTCGACGAAGGCCGTGTAGCCGAGGCCACGCAGACGCTCGCGCAGGGCCATGGCGTTGTCCTTGCTGGCCAGGCTGGCGAGCTGCACGATCCAGCCGGATTGAGGCACGGAAGCCGGTGCGGGCGCCGTCGTCGGGGCTGGGGGCACGGGTGCGGGTTTGGCAGCCGGTGGCGGCGGCGCAACGGGCGCGCCGGCAGTGCCCTGCGACGGTGCGGCCGGCCCGGCACCGCTGTCGTTCGCCGCGTCGATGGCCGCATCGGCATTGGCGGCACTGGGATCGGCCGGCTCCTCCAGGATCACCTGCGGGGCCGGCTCGGGCTCGGGCGGCGGCTCCGGCAACGTCAGTGGCTCGATGCGCTCGCGCACGATACTGTCGGGTTCCGTGGGGAGATTGCTGCCCACCGGCCCAAGTTCGTCCTCGGGGGTTTCGAACAGCATAGGCACGAAGATCACCGCCAGGGCCACCAGGACGATGGCGCCGATGACGCGCTGCTTGACCAGATTGTCCACGTCGTTACCTCTCTGGTTTACCTGGCCACCGTGGGTGGCCACCGCGAGTCCGCGCATTATAGGCCCGGTGGCAGCAGCTCCGCTATGGTGTGGAACGAGCCGAATACGACGATGCGATCTCCGCTGACGGCCGCCGCGCGTGCCGCCGCCAGCGCCGCGGCCATATCCGGGCAGAGTGTACGCTGCGATTCGGACAGGGGCATGCGTGCCGCGAGTGCCGCAGCGCTCTGACCGCGGCTGCCGCCCAGACCACCGAGGAACCACCGGTCCACTACTGACTGCAGGGCGACCACGATGCCGCCGGCATCCTTGTCCGCCAGCATGCCACAGACGGCTAGCGTCCGCCCGCTGCAGGCGCGCCCATCAAGCGTCATGGCCAGGGCCGCGGCGGCATGCGGATTGTGGGCCACATCGAAGATCATCTCGACCGCGCCGGGGATCACCGTGAAGCGCCCGGCAGCGCGCGCCTGCCGCAGGCCAGCGTGAATCGCCTGCAGCGTGAGCGGCAGGCGCTCGCTCAGACTGTGCAGCACCATGAGAGCGCCGGCGGCATTGTACAGCTGAAAGTCGCCCGGCAGCGCTGGCGGCGGCAGGCCCACGAGTTCCACCGCCGGCCCCCACCAGTCCCAGCATCCTGCGCCGGGACGGTAACCGAACTGCTGGCCCAGCGCGAACCAGCGCGCACCGATCTCACGGGCGGCCGCCGCTATGCTGGCCGGCGGCCGCGGGTCGGAGCACACCGCCGGACGGCCGCCTCGGAAAATCCCCGCCTTCTCCCTGCCGATGGACTCACGGTCCGTACCCAGCCACTCGACGTGATCGATGCCGATGCCGGTCACCAGCGCGCAATCGGCATCCAGTATATTGATCGCATCCAGCCGCCCCCCCAACCCCACCTCGAGTACCGCGACGTCCAGATCGGCCCGTTGAAAGAGGTCCAGCGCCGCCAGCGTACTGAATTCGAAATAGGACAGCGAGAGTCCGTCACGCGCCGCATCGATGCGCGCGAAGGCCGCAACGATAGCGGCATCATCCACGGGCTGCCGATCGATACGGATACGCTCGTTATAGCGCCACAGGTGGGGGGAGGTGTAGGCGCCGACACGGTGGCTGGCGCAGGCCAGGATGGTCTCGAGCATGGCCACACTGGAGCCCTTGCCATTGGTGCCTGCCACGCTGATGACAGCGTGCTGCGGCGCAAGCAACTCCATGCGTTGCGCCACTGTCTGCACCCGCTCCAGGCCCAGGTCGATTGCCCTGGGATGCAGCGTCTCCTGCCAGGCGAGCCATTCGGCGAGGGTCTGAAAGCGCATCGGAATTCAACCGGTAGAGCCGCTGGGAACCTTCACCGCAAAGGACGCGAAGGAAATAGGATCAAGACATGCCATGAGTGACTCAGCAGCGGCCTTGCCGGACCATCATGCCGACAGCAGCGACTTCACTTTACGTGTCTTCGTGTCGTTTGCGGTGAACGTTGTCTTCCGCTAGGAGCCCCTCAGGCCGGCTTGCGGTGCAGCAGGATACCGAGCAGGTTGGCGATGCGTTCACGCAGGTCGCGGCGGTCGACGATCATGTCGATGGCCCCATGGGTGAGCAGGAATTCGCTGCGCTGGAAGCCTTCCGGCAGAGTCTCGCGCACGGTCTGCTCAATCACGCGCGGTCCGGCGAAGCCGATGAGCGCATTGGGCTCGCCGATATGGACGTCACCGAGCATGGCGAGGCTCGCCGATACACCACCCATGGTGGGGTCGGTCAGCACCGAGATATACGGCAACCGCGCCTGTGCGAGTTTCGCCAACGCCGCGCTGGTCTTGGCCATCTGCATCAGTGAGAACAGCGCCTCCTGCATGCGTGCCCCGCCGCTCGCTGAGAAGCACACCAGCGGCAGGTTCTGTTCCAGGCACAGATTCACCGCACGCACGAAACGCTCGCCGACCACGGCACCCATGGAGCCGCCCATGAAGCCGAACTCGAAGGCGCAGGCCACCAGCGGCACGTCCATGACCTGGCCGCGCATCACGATCAGCGCGTCTTTCTCGTTGGTCTTTTTCTGCGCCTGCACCAGGCGGTCCTTGTACCGCTTGCTGTCCTTGAACTTCAGGATGTCGAGCGGCTCGATGTTGGCGGCGATCTCCTCGCGCGGCTCCTCGTTCAGGAAGGCGTCCAGCCGGCGGCGCGCGCCAATACGCATGTGATGCGTACACTTCGGGCATACCTCCAGGTTGCGCTCGAGTTCCGCCCGATAGAGCATGGCACTGCAGGCATCGCACTTGGTCCACAGCCCTTCCGGTACGGTGCGCTTGGTGCCGCCTTCGGTGCGGATGCGCGTCGGCAGCAATTTCTCGAACCAGCTCATAGTCAATTCCGATCAGTAAAGTTTCAACGGATGGCGGCCTGATGCTGCTGCGCGTCCATCGCCTGGCGCATGTCCCGCAGAACGCCACTGACACGCGCAGCGATACGGTCCGGTTGGTCGGCCAGGTCGGCGATGTGCTTGATGAGCGCGCTGCCGACGACGACGGCATCGGCGACGGCCGCGACCGCGGCGGCGGCCTGCGCATCACTGATACCGAAACCTACACCCAGCGGGATGTCCGTCAGCGTGCGGATGGTATCCAGCTTCTTGGCGACCGCACCGACGTCCAGACGGTTCGCACCGGTGACGCCCTTGAACGAGACGTAATAGAGAAAACCGCTGGCCTGGGCCGCGATCCGGTGCGCGCGCTCGTCACTGGTGTTGGGTGACAACAGGAAGATGGGGTCGATTTCCGCGTGGCGCAGTTCCGTCAGCAGGTCGGTGGCCTCTTCCGGCGGCAGATCCACCGTCAGGGCACCGTCGACGCCGGCGGCGCGTGCCGCACGGGCGAATTCGGCATACCCCATGACCTCGACGGGATTGAGGTAGCCCATCAGAATGACGGGTGTGTCCTGATCCTGCTCACGGAAGCGGCGCACCATGTCGAAGACATCGCGCAGGCTCACATGGTGCCTGAGCGCGCGCTCACAGGCGGCCTGCACCACCGGGCCGTCGGCCATGGGATCGGAGAACGGCACGCCGAGCTCGATGAGATCTACGCCCGCCGCGACCATCGCATGCATCAGCGGCACGGTGACCTCGGGGTTGGGGTCCCCGGCGGTCACGAACGGGATGAGTGCCTTGCGCCCGGATTGGCGCAGCGCGGCGAAACGTGTGGCGATGCGGCTCATACGGTGATGCCCTCCCGTGTCGCCACGGTATGGATGTCCTTGTCACCGCGCCCCGACAGATTGACGATGATGATTCGGTCCTTGTCCATGGTCGGTGCGAGCTGCATCGCATAGGCCAGTGCATGGCTGGATTCCAGGGCCGGGATGATGCCCTCGATGCGCGTCAGGCTGTGGAAGGCCGCCAGCGCCTCGTCATCGGTGATGGGGACATACTGCGCGCGACCGGTGTCCTTGAGCCAGGCGTGTTCCGGGCCGACGCCTGGGTAATCGAGGCCGGCGGAGATCGAATGTGTCTCGATGATCTGGCCGTCGCTGTCTTCCATCAGATAGGTACGGTTGCCGTGCAGCACCCCCGGCCGGCCGGCAGAGAGCGGTGCGGCGTGATGCCCGGAGGCGATGCCGTCACCACCGCCCTCGACGCCGTACATCGCGACCTGATCGTCGTCCAGGAAGGGATGGAACAGCCCGATGGCATTGGAACCCCCACCGACGCAGGCGATCAGGGCATCGGGCAGCCGCCCGGTCTGATCGAGGATCTGGGTGCGTGCCTCGCGACCGATCACCGACTGGAAATCACGTACCATCGCCGGATACGGATGCGGGCCCGCGACCGTGCCGATGATGTAGAAGGTGTTGTCGATGTTGGTCACCCAGTCGCGCATCGCCTCGTTGAGCGCGTCCTTGAGTGTCTTCGAGCCGGATTCGACCGCCACCACCTGGGCGCCGAGGAGGCGCATGCGGAACACATTGACCGTCTGGCGCTTGATGTCCTCCGCACCCATGTAGATCACGCATTCCAGCCCCAGGCGTGCGGCGACCGTCGCGGTTGCGACGCCGTGCTGGCCCGCACCGGTCTCGCCGATGATGCGCGTCTTGCCCATGTGCCGCGCCAGCAGGCCCTGGCCCATGGTGTTGTTGATCTTGTGCGCGCCGGTGTGATTGAGGTCTTCACGTTTGAGATAGACCTGCGCACCGCCGAGTTTCGCACTCCAGCGCTCGGCATGGTAGAGCGGCGACGGGCGGCCGACGTACTGGGCGAGGTCGCGGTCGAGTTCGGCCAGAAATTCCGGGTCGTCGCGCAGACGCGTGTAGGCCAGGCGCAGTTCCTCGATCGGCCCCATCAGGGTCTCGGCGACGAAACGGCCGCCGTAGGGCCCGAAATGCCCGTCGGCATCCGGCAGGTCGCGCCAGCTTGCAGGCCTAGGCGCCATGTTCGTGATCGGCACGTTGCACTCCTCGAATGAATTCCATCATCTTGGCCGGATCCTTGACGCCCTTACTCGCCTCGACACCGCTGCTGACATCCACCGCGAACGGCCGCACCTGGCGCACGGCAGCGATGACGTTGCCCGG is a window of Gammaproteobacteria bacterium DNA encoding:
- the folC gene encoding bifunctional tetrahydrofolate synthase/dihydrofolate synthase — protein: MRFQTLAEWLAWQETLHPRAIDLGLERVQTVAQRMELLAPQHAVISVAGTNGKGSSVAMLETILACASHRVGAYTSPHLWRYNERIRIDRQPVDDAAIVAAFARIDAARDGLSLSYFEFSTLAALDLFQRADLDVAVLEVGLGGRLDAINILDADCALVTGIGIDHVEWLGTDRESIGREKAGIFRGGRPAVCSDPRPPASIAAAAREIGARWFALGQQFGYRPGAGCWDWWGPAVELVGLPPPALPGDFQLYNAAGALMVLHSLSERLPLTLQAIHAGLRQARAAGRFTVIPGAVEMIFDVAHNPHAAAALAMTLDGRACSGRTLAVCGMLADKDAGGIVVALQSVVDRWFLGGLGGSRGQSAAALAARMPLSESQRTLCPDMAAALAAARAAAVSGDRIVVFGSFHTIAELLPPGL
- the trpB gene encoding tryptophan synthase subunit beta, yielding MAPRPASWRDLPDADGHFGPYGGRFVAETLMGPIEELRLAYTRLRDDPEFLAELDRDLAQYVGRPSPLYHAERWSAKLGGAQVYLKREDLNHTGAHKINNTMGQGLLARHMGKTRIIGETGAGQHGVATATVAARLGLECVIYMGAEDIKRQTVNVFRMRLLGAQVVAVESGSKTLKDALNEAMRDWVTNIDNTFYIIGTVAGPHPYPAMVRDFQSVIGREARTQILDQTGRLPDALIACVGGGSNAIGLFHPFLDDDQVAMYGVEGGGDGIASGHHAAPLSAGRPGVLHGNRTYLMEDSDGQIIETHSISAGLDYPGVGPEHAWLKDTGRAQYVPITDDEALAAFHSLTRIEGIIPALESSHALAYAMQLAPTMDKDRIIIVNLSGRGDKDIHTVATREGITV
- the purF gene encoding amidophosphoribosyltransferase, with translation MCGIIGIVAHERANQALYEGLTVLQHRGQDAAGIITCDDNRLYLRKDNGLVRDVFHTRHMLRLLGNMGIGHVRYPTAGCESSAEAQPFYVNSPYGISLAHNGNLTNAGELKRDVFREDLRHINTDSDSEVLLNVFAHELQRQGKLRIDENDVFDAVAGVHRRCRGAYAAVAMITGYGVLAFRDPYGIRPVVYGKRETAAGTDYMIASESVALDVLGFELVRDVAPGEAVFITVDGQIYTRQCAESPQYASCIFEYVYLARPDSIIDDVSVHKARLRMGDKLAAKIERDWPDYDIDVVIPIPDTSRTSALQLANTLGVKYREGFIKNRYIGRTFIMPGQQQRKKSVRQKLNAIDLEFRGKNVLLVDDSIVRGTTSRQIIQMAREAGANKVYFASAAPPVRFPNVYGIDMPSRDELVAYGRTVDEIAVEIGADRLIFQELQDLIGAVRKGNNKLTGFDCSVFDGEYVTGDVDTAYLDQLQKQRSDGVKQERRDTDAEEVIEMYNSA
- the trpA gene encoding tryptophan synthase subunit alpha → MSRIATRFAALRQSGRKALIPFVTAGDPNPEVTVPLMHAMVAAGVDLIELGVPFSDPMADGPVVQAACERALRHHVSLRDVFDMVRRFREQDQDTPVILMGYLNPVEVMGYAEFARAARAAGVDGALTVDLPPEEATDLLTELRHAEIDPIFLLSPNTSDERAHRIAAQASGFLYYVSFKGVTGANRLDVGAVAKKLDTIRTLTDIPLGVGFGISDAQAAAAVAAVADAVVVGSALIKHIADLADQPDRIAARVSGVLRDMRQAMDAQQHQAAIR
- the accD gene encoding acetyl-CoA carboxylase, carboxyltransferase subunit beta gives rise to the protein MSWFEKLLPTRIRTEGGTKRTVPEGLWTKCDACSAMLYRAELERNLEVCPKCTHHMRIGARRRLDAFLNEEPREEIAANIEPLDILKFKDSKRYKDRLVQAQKKTNEKDALIVMRGQVMDVPLVACAFEFGFMGGSMGAVVGERFVRAVNLCLEQNLPLVCFSASGGARMQEALFSLMQMAKTSAALAKLAQARLPYISVLTDPTMGGVSASLAMLGDVHIGEPNALIGFAGPRVIEQTVRETLPEGFQRSEFLLTHGAIDMIVDRRDLRERIANLLGILLHRKPA
- a CDS encoding SPOR domain-containing protein — translated: MDNLVKQRVIGAIVLVALAVIFVPMLFETPEDELGPVGSNLPTEPDSIVRERIEPLTLPEPPPEPEPAPQVILEEPADPSAANADAAIDAANDSGAGPAAPSQGTAGAPVAPPPPAAKPAPVPPAPTTAPAPASVPQSGWIVQLASLASKDNAMALRERLRGLGYTAFVEETKTAKGVLYRVRVGPELERTAAEALRDRLRQQVDLEGMVTSYP
- a CDS encoding CvpA family protein, with the translated sequence MNWADYFILGLIGLSALISIWRGFIKEALSLATWVVAFLVAFVFSNALAELLTPWISLPSVRAAVAIALLFVAVLLLGGLAGHLAGQLVRKTGLSGTDRVLGTVFGVARGIMIVAVMVLLAGLTALPQDPWWRESQLLPHFERVALWLLDYLPADVVDNVQFDHPALPDSGTSR